One window of the Candidatus Saccharibacteria bacterium genome contains the following:
- a CDS encoding GNAT family N-acetyltransferase — MQTKTTDGLVIRMQPILESEMAAVPEPLARYEVCAHLSLRGAQNHQQELDWLKARYDDPDSQGWGIYEFKPGSDSRGRLIGASGIENISSYRGISGVVLWDSGMWGKGIASAIHRARCLYAVDVLGLVAIDSGADLVNQGSHRALCGVGYVKTGVDYNRGVAYGKHCHAVRLLWVNPSEYAWNFFWAGGKVPKHFVAGRVRAQNALDQARKEVEFL; from the coding sequence ATGCAAACCAAAACCACCGATGGGCTGGTGATCCGCATGCAGCCCATCTTGGAAAGCGAAATGGCAGCCGTGCCCGAACCGTTGGCTCGCTACGAAGTCTGCGCCCATCTCAGTTTGCGCGGTGCTCAAAACCACCAGCAAGAGCTGGATTGGCTCAAGGCTCGCTACGATGATCCTGATTCTCAGGGCTGGGGCATCTATGAGTTCAAGCCCGGATCCGACAGTCGCGGTCGCCTCATCGGCGCCAGTGGCATCGAGAACATCAGCAGCTACCGTGGCATCAGCGGCGTCGTGCTGTGGGACAGCGGCATGTGGGGCAAGGGCATTGCCAGTGCCATCCACCGTGCTCGTTGCCTCTATGCGGTCGACGTGCTCGGCCTGGTGGCCATCGACAGCGGTGCCGACCTAGTCAACCAGGGCAGTCACCGTGCTCTCTGTGGTGTCGGCTACGTCAAAACCGGCGTCGACTACAATCGTGGCGTGGCTTACGGCAAGCACTGCCACGCAGTGCGGCTGCTGTGGGTCAACCCCAGCGAGTACGCCTGGAACTTCTTCTGGGCTGGCGGCAAGGTGCCCAAGCACTTTGTGGCCGGACGCGTGCGTGCCCAAAACGCGCTCGATCAAGCCCGCAAAGAGGTCGAATTCCTGTAA